From the genome of Hymenobacter cellulosilyticus, one region includes:
- a CDS encoding peptide deformylase codes for MPVREILQLGHPVLRQAAQPVADPTDPAVAALVTDLSDTVAHWRETTGYGRAIAAPQIGVLQRVILLRLPGRPVWPLINPSIIDHSSETMEVWDACLSFLSIFMRVTRYPWIRVRYQDLQGSWHETHAGAEDDLAELLQHEIDHLDGILALDRLTDVKSICSRQEFERQFKTDSPYGR; via the coding sequence ATGCCCGTTCGTGAGATTCTGCAGCTCGGCCACCCGGTGCTGCGCCAAGCAGCCCAGCCCGTAGCCGACCCTACTGACCCCGCCGTAGCCGCCCTCGTCACTGACCTGAGCGACACGGTGGCCCACTGGCGCGAAACTACCGGCTACGGCCGCGCCATTGCCGCCCCGCAGATCGGGGTGCTGCAGCGCGTGATTCTGCTGCGCCTGCCGGGCCGGCCAGTGTGGCCGCTCATCAACCCCAGTATCATCGACCACAGCTCCGAGACAATGGAAGTCTGGGACGCCTGCCTCTCGTTTCTGTCCATCTTTATGCGCGTCACCCGCTACCCCTGGATTCGGGTGCGCTACCAGGATTTGCAGGGCAGCTGGCACGAAACCCACGCCGGGGCGGAAGACGATTTGGCCGAGCTGCTGCAACACGAAATCGACCACCTCGACGGCATCCTGGCCCTGGACCGCCTCACCGACGTTAAAAGCATTTGCTCCCGGCAGGAGTTTGAGCGGCAATTTAAGACGGATAGTCCTTACGGTCGGTAG
- a CDS encoding amidohydrolase family protein, giving the protein MKSRLSRLTNALLAAVVIGGCAGPAAQRYDLVIAHANVVDVETGRVRADQTVGIREGRIAYLRKSGSALAAAQTVDARGRYLIPGLWDMHVHFRGGDSLATANRNLLPLYLAHGITTVRDAGGDLAPHIFRWREQMAAGQLAGPRIFTSGPKLDGPKAFWAGSLEIETPQQINRALDSLQKLRVDYVKLYESTISREAFLGAIAAAEKRGMTTTGHMPYTVTLREAAEQGLDATEHLYYLLKACSNREDSLTAAVQASLRTSKPLGLFAVLPAVYRTYDPAVAAQTFRMLKQHRTAVVPTLYIQKLLTELPTTDHARDTMLAYIAPGIERTYSRRLASARAQSPATRAFNQQLGVRFTSFIPQLQTAGVTLLAGSDSGASNSYVYPGVSLLGELELLVAAGLTPTQALQAATINGARFLKADQRSGTIAVGKEADVVLLDRNPLENIRHLHQIHAVVSRGKLYPAPELRRLVQAVKNR; this is encoded by the coding sequence ATGAAAAGTAGACTTTCCCGGCTGACCAACGCCTTGCTGGCAGCCGTTGTAATCGGCGGCTGCGCCGGCCCGGCTGCCCAGCGCTACGACCTGGTCATTGCCCACGCCAACGTGGTGGACGTGGAAACGGGCCGGGTGCGAGCCGACCAGACGGTGGGCATCCGGGAGGGGCGTATTGCCTACCTGAGAAAGTCCGGCTCGGCCCTGGCGGCGGCCCAAACCGTGGACGCCCGGGGCCGCTACCTGATTCCGGGCCTGTGGGACATGCACGTGCACTTTCGCGGCGGCGACTCCCTGGCCACGGCCAACCGCAACCTGCTCCCACTCTACCTGGCCCACGGCATCACCACCGTGCGCGACGCGGGCGGCGACCTGGCCCCGCACATTTTCCGCTGGCGCGAGCAAATGGCCGCCGGGCAGCTGGCCGGCCCCCGCATCTTCACTTCCGGCCCCAAGCTCGACGGGCCCAAGGCGTTCTGGGCCGGCTCCCTGGAAATTGAAACGCCCCAGCAGATAAACCGCGCCCTGGACTCCTTGCAAAAGCTGCGCGTCGACTACGTCAAGCTCTACGAAAGCACCATTTCGCGGGAGGCTTTCCTGGGCGCTATTGCCGCCGCCGAAAAGCGCGGAATGACCACCACGGGCCACATGCCCTACACCGTAACCCTGCGCGAAGCCGCCGAGCAGGGCCTCGACGCCACCGAGCACCTGTACTATTTGCTGAAAGCCTGCTCCAACCGGGAAGACAGCCTCACGGCCGCCGTGCAGGCCAGCCTGCGCACCAGTAAGCCCCTGGGCCTATTTGCCGTGCTGCCCGCCGTGTACCGCACCTACGACCCGGCCGTGGCCGCCCAAACTTTTCGGATGCTCAAACAGCACCGCACGGCCGTGGTGCCCACGCTCTACATCCAGAAGCTGCTCACCGAGCTGCCCACCACCGACCATGCCCGGGACACGATGCTGGCCTACATTGCCCCCGGCATCGAGCGCACCTATAGCCGCCGCCTGGCCAGCGCCCGGGCCCAAAGCCCCGCTACCCGGGCCTTCAACCAGCAGCTCGGTGTTCGGTTTACCAGCTTTATTCCGCAGCTGCAGACTGCCGGCGTAACCTTGCTGGCCGGCTCCGACAGCGGGGCTTCCAACTCTTACGTCTATCCGGGCGTGTCGCTGCTGGGGGAGCTGGAGCTGCTCGTAGCAGCCGGCCTGACGCCAACCCAGGCCCTGCAAGCGGCGACCATCAACGGGGCCCGGTTTCTGAAAGCCGACCAACGCTCCGGCACCATTGCCGTGGGTAAGGAGGCGGATGTGGTACTGCTCGACCGAAATCCGCTGGAAAATATTCGGCATCTGCACCAGATTCACGCCGTCGTTTCCCGCGGCAAGCTGTACCCAGCCCCGGAACTGCGCCGCCTGGTGCAAGCCGTTAAGAACCGTTAA
- a CDS encoding tetratricopeptide repeat protein, with protein sequence MQRGLLAAFVLLLSIGSGVRAEPIFPVLRPAAFVRLRALVRTSPPDTSQVRQLLRLSEYHLHHYNGLAGPAHKDSAFAYSQRAQALSTALGFKPGQIRSRYIMSYLLFDSGQPAEAQRLVSSAINLSRRSGYGQLEAEGWYYAAEAYTGPNHDLAGRIRCYEQALRLYHKLGNREKEAYLLKIIADVHYNQGHYALALRELLQVLALYRAIGHPGCSTPTTCWLRSTAAWAIIRKLSATAWLPWKRPGAATTQRLCPCFTSGSALPIRK encoded by the coding sequence ATGCAACGAGGCTTACTGGCAGCTTTTGTACTTCTCCTAAGCATAGGCAGTGGTGTGCGGGCCGAGCCCATCTTCCCGGTTTTGCGCCCGGCGGCTTTTGTTCGGCTCCGGGCCCTGGTGCGCACCAGTCCACCGGATACCAGTCAGGTACGGCAGCTCCTGCGCCTGAGTGAGTACCATCTGCACCACTATAACGGGCTGGCCGGCCCCGCGCACAAGGACAGCGCCTTCGCCTACAGCCAACGGGCGCAGGCTTTGAGCACGGCCCTGGGTTTCAAGCCCGGACAAATCCGCAGCCGCTATATCATGAGCTACCTGCTATTTGATTCCGGTCAGCCCGCGGAAGCGCAACGCCTGGTGTCGTCGGCCATCAACCTGAGCAGGCGTAGCGGTTACGGGCAACTGGAGGCCGAGGGCTGGTACTACGCCGCCGAGGCCTACACCGGCCCCAACCACGATTTGGCGGGCCGAATCAGGTGCTACGAGCAAGCTCTGCGCCTCTACCACAAGCTGGGCAACCGGGAAAAGGAAGCCTACCTGCTCAAGATCATAGCCGACGTGCATTATAACCAGGGTCACTACGCACTGGCCCTGCGGGAGCTGCTGCAGGTGCTGGCCCTGTACCGCGCCATCGGGCACCCCGGCTGCAGTACACCTACGACTTGCTGGCTTCGGTCAACTGCAGCATGGGCAATCATAAGGAAGCTATCCGCTACGGCCTGGCTACCGTGGAAGCGGCCCGGCGCAGCCACGACACAACGGCTCTGTCCCTGTTTTACATCCGGCTCGGCACTGCCCATCAGGAAATAA
- a CDS encoding sensor histidine kinase gives MRYGLATVEAARRSHDTTALSLFYIRLGTAHQEINQLPEAAAYFELALRNAQQEHKPDLVLNAARHVAFTRLAQGQPQQALSFYSGILRQYPPVTARSELEAAMALAECYMALRRYDLAERYYLRILALDEGMWENYRYRFLAYQKIGSYYVKVRQYHKARRYLNQALTLNKQGGSLRRDGNLHLLLFKVDSAQHRYQQALAHYQRYKALHDSIFNEKKSLQIASLQIQYATKEKEQNIALLTKQNRVQQVSIQQKEFQRNAGLGGTLLLLLLSGAVYNRYRLKQRSNRLLEAKQAEINGKNAFLEQVLRDKEGLLRDKDTLLEEKEWMLKEIHHRVKNNLQIISSLLSSQAVYLQDPAALTAVRESQNRVHTMGLIHQNLYQSAGPSLVAMHVYIPELARHLVHSFNRQDSVRLELAVAPVRLDASLAVPVGLILNEALTNALKYAYPARQPGTVAISLQLQDGECVLTIQDTGIGMPAGFDPHKTSTLGLHMIRGLSRQIGGRLQLQHTGGVLISLQFTPVKQPKSSLALT, from the coding sequence ATCCGCTACGGCCTGGCTACCGTGGAAGCGGCCCGGCGCAGCCACGACACAACGGCTCTGTCCCTGTTTTACATCCGGCTCGGCACTGCCCATCAGGAAATAAACCAGCTACCCGAGGCGGCCGCCTACTTCGAACTAGCGCTGCGCAATGCCCAACAGGAGCACAAGCCGGATCTGGTGCTCAATGCCGCCCGCCACGTTGCCTTCACGCGCCTGGCCCAAGGCCAGCCCCAGCAGGCTCTGTCGTTTTATTCCGGCATACTGCGCCAGTACCCGCCTGTGACGGCCCGGTCCGAGCTGGAAGCGGCCATGGCCCTGGCCGAGTGCTACATGGCCCTCAGGCGCTACGATTTGGCCGAGCGGTATTACCTGCGGATTCTGGCCCTGGATGAAGGAATGTGGGAAAACTACCGGTACCGGTTTCTGGCCTACCAGAAAATCGGGAGTTACTACGTGAAAGTCCGGCAGTACCACAAAGCCCGGCGCTACCTCAACCAGGCCCTGACGCTGAATAAGCAGGGCGGCTCGTTGCGCCGCGACGGGAACCTGCACCTGCTGCTTTTCAAGGTCGATTCGGCCCAGCACCGCTACCAGCAGGCACTGGCCCATTACCAGCGCTATAAGGCCTTGCACGACTCGATTTTCAACGAGAAGAAAAGCCTGCAGATTGCCAGCTTGCAGATTCAGTACGCCACCAAGGAAAAAGAGCAGAACATTGCCCTGCTCACCAAGCAAAACCGAGTGCAACAGGTCAGCATTCAGCAGAAGGAGTTTCAGCGCAACGCGGGGCTGGGCGGCACCTTGCTGCTGCTGCTGCTCAGCGGGGCCGTGTACAACCGCTACCGGCTCAAGCAGCGCAGTAACCGGCTGCTGGAAGCTAAGCAGGCTGAAATTAACGGTAAAAACGCGTTTCTGGAGCAGGTGCTGCGCGATAAGGAAGGCCTGCTGCGTGACAAGGACACCCTGCTGGAAGAAAAGGAGTGGATGCTGAAGGAAATTCACCACCGCGTCAAAAACAACCTGCAGATTATCAGCAGCCTGCTTTCTTCCCAGGCCGTGTATTTGCAGGACCCGGCCGCGCTGACGGCCGTGCGCGAAAGCCAGAACCGGGTGCACACCATGGGCCTGATTCACCAGAACCTCTACCAGTCGGCGGGCCCGTCGTTGGTGGCCATGCACGTGTACATTCCCGAGCTGGCCCGCCACCTGGTGCATTCCTTCAACCGCCAGGATTCGGTGCGGCTGGAACTGGCCGTGGCGCCCGTGCGCCTAGATGCATCCCTGGCCGTACCCGTGGGGCTGATTCTGAACGAGGCCCTGACCAACGCCCTGAAATACGCTTACCCAGCCCGGCAGCCCGGCACGGTGGCTATCAGCCTGCAGCTGCAGGACGGGGAATGCGTGCTGACCATACAGGACACCGGCATCGGCATGCCCGCCGGCTTCGACCCGCACAAGACCTCGACCCTGGGCCTGCACATGATTCGGGGCCTGAGCCGGCAAATCGGTGGGCGGCTGCAGCTGCAACACACAGGCGGCGTGCTCATCAGCCTGCAGTTCACGCCCGTCAAACAACCCAAATCGTCTTTGGCCCTCACCTGA
- a CDS encoding response regulator, translating into MLTSVIPTASVLVVEDEFLVAHELQMILEQARYRVCGQAFSVAEALSLMQHERPDIVLLDIYLQGEQTGLDLARHLDGLNIPFVFISAFANASLIEEAKATRPQGYLVKPFRPQDVLVTLEIAYHRFQTTPPPVAPAPEPPAAPKPAPRPAARH; encoded by the coding sequence ATGCTTACTTCCGTAATACCGACTGCCAGCGTGCTGGTGGTAGAAGACGAGTTTCTGGTGGCCCACGAGCTGCAGATGATTCTGGAACAGGCCCGCTACCGGGTGTGCGGCCAGGCCTTTTCCGTGGCCGAAGCCCTGAGCCTGATGCAGCACGAACGGCCGGATATTGTGCTGCTCGACATCTACCTGCAGGGCGAGCAAACCGGCCTTGACCTGGCCCGGCATCTGGACGGGCTCAACATTCCCTTTGTCTTCATCTCCGCCTTTGCCAATGCCTCCCTTATCGAAGAGGCCAAGGCCACCCGGCCCCAGGGCTACCTGGTCAAGCCGTTTCGGCCCCAGGACGTGCTTGTGACGCTGGAAATAGCCTACCACCGGTTTCAAACCACCCCGCCGCCGGTGGCTCCCGCCCCCGAGCCGCCCGCTGCCCCGAAACCGGCGCCCCGCCCCGCGGCGAGGCATTGA
- a CDS encoding helix-turn-helix domain-containing protein, translating into MNSDNSAAARLAALFLELLASQFPVDSSLYSLKLKTPSDYAQELAVHVNHLNRAVRTATGKTTSQHITEKLISEAILLLSNTRHNVAEIAYCLGFQYPTYFNTFFKKQTGVNPLAYRS; encoded by the coding sequence TTGAACAGCGACAACAGCGCGGCGGCCCGACTGGCAGCTCTATTTCTGGAGCTGCTGGCCAGCCAGTTTCCCGTCGATTCGTCCCTGTATTCGCTGAAGCTGAAAACCCCCAGTGACTACGCCCAGGAGCTGGCGGTGCACGTGAACCACCTGAACCGGGCGGTGCGCACGGCTACGGGCAAAACCACAAGCCAGCACATTACCGAAAAGCTGATTAGCGAAGCCATTCTGCTCTTGAGCAATACCCGCCACAACGTGGCCGAAATTGCCTACTGCCTCGGCTTTCAGTACCCGACCTATTTCAACACGTTTTTCAAAAAGCAGACCGGTGTCAATCCCCTGGCTTACCGGAGCTGA
- a CDS encoding fibronectin type III domain-containing protein, whose translation MSTKIYASVSWLPDKVRARLAALATALLLAPAAWAQAPANDNCAGAIALPITATCTPTTTTNLGATASTGVPASSCGGTVTNDVWYSIVVPASGGVIVTTSQVNGSPFVDSILELYSGSCGSLTALACSDDAGPDGFSSSTVANLAVGSTIYARVYSFAGSPTGSFGICAVARAAVPVNDNCSGALALTPSATCTPTTVSNVGATASTGAPLNCANTALSDVWYSIVVPAGGGLTVTTSQVGGSPFTDSIIELYTGTCGGLTPVACNDDAVGGPDRFSSVTARGLTVGSTVYARVFGYTSTPTGQFGICVTLPTPPPANDDPTGAIALPLTATCTPTTGTNANTATTRPNGYTNGANPNTACGIATAPRDVWYTFTTAASGTGSTAATIRVTGNAAGYIRVFSSAAGAAGPFTEVSCASGGASNTASVPLNLTGLTPGTTYYVSVAGYDSSDEVGPFTICVTSTPVIVCIPPTAVSVGNITATSASLRFAPGAGNTSYQVTYYPAMNSSSTTTVTATTAPVPLINLLPNTEYLVTLQPLCSAGGTTPVISQTFITPPTNDECATAVTLTPGAPGAACLPTDGKILGLPKAWRRPPATARSRLPRPTYGTASPLRAPRT comes from the coding sequence ATGAGCACAAAAATCTACGCCTCCGTCTCGTGGTTACCTGACAAGGTTCGGGCCCGGCTGGCTGCCCTGGCTACGGCCCTGCTGCTGGCCCCGGCGGCCTGGGCCCAGGCGCCGGCCAACGACAACTGCGCGGGAGCCATTGCCCTACCCATCACGGCCACCTGCACGCCCACCACGACGACCAACCTGGGAGCCACGGCCAGCACGGGCGTTCCGGCTTCCTCGTGCGGCGGCACCGTTACCAACGACGTGTGGTACAGCATTGTGGTGCCGGCCAGCGGCGGGGTCATCGTGACAACCAGCCAAGTAAACGGCAGCCCCTTTGTCGATTCCATTCTCGAACTGTACTCGGGTAGCTGCGGCAGCCTCACCGCCCTGGCCTGCAGCGATGACGCCGGCCCCGACGGCTTCTCCAGTTCAACGGTTGCTAACCTGGCCGTGGGCAGCACCATTTATGCGCGGGTATACAGCTTTGCCGGTAGCCCGACGGGCAGTTTTGGCATCTGCGCCGTGGCGCGGGCAGCGGTTCCGGTCAACGACAATTGCAGCGGCGCTCTGGCCCTTACTCCCAGTGCCACCTGCACACCTACTACGGTCAGCAACGTGGGCGCTACGGCCAGCACCGGAGCGCCCCTGAACTGCGCCAATACGGCCCTCAGCGACGTGTGGTACAGCATCGTAGTACCCGCCGGCGGCGGCCTGACCGTGACGACCAGTCAGGTTGGCGGCAGCCCATTCACCGACTCCATCATTGAGCTCTACACCGGAACCTGCGGCGGCCTCACGCCCGTGGCCTGCAATGACGACGCGGTAGGCGGCCCCGACCGGTTTTCCAGCGTTACGGCCCGGGGCCTGACGGTGGGCAGCACCGTGTATGCGCGGGTGTTTGGCTACACCAGCACACCCACGGGGCAGTTCGGCATCTGCGTGACGCTACCCACGCCGCCGCCGGCCAACGACGACCCCACCGGCGCCATTGCGCTGCCCCTGACGGCCACCTGCACCCCCACGACCGGCACCAACGCCAACACCGCCACTACCCGGCCCAACGGCTATACCAACGGCGCGAATCCGAATACGGCCTGCGGCATTGCCACGGCGCCGCGGGACGTGTGGTACACGTTTACGACGGCCGCCAGCGGCACGGGCAGCACGGCCGCTACCATCCGGGTTACGGGCAACGCCGCCGGCTACATCCGCGTGTTTTCCAGCGCCGCCGGGGCCGCCGGCCCGTTTACGGAAGTAAGCTGCGCCTCGGGCGGGGCCAGCAATACGGCTTCGGTTCCATTAAACCTGACTGGCCTGACGCCCGGCACCACATATTACGTGTCGGTAGCTGGCTACGACTCCAGCGACGAGGTCGGCCCCTTCACGATTTGCGTAACCAGCACCCCGGTCATCGTGTGCATTCCCCCAACGGCCGTATCAGTGGGCAATATCACGGCTACCTCGGCCAGCTTGCGCTTTGCCCCCGGGGCCGGCAACACGAGCTACCAGGTTACTTACTACCCGGCCATGAACAGCAGCTCGACCACAACCGTAACGGCCACTACCGCCCCGGTGCCGCTGATCAACCTGCTGCCCAACACCGAGTACCTGGTGACCTTACAGCCCCTGTGCTCGGCCGGTGGTACCACTCCGGTTATCAGCCAAACCTTTATCACCCCGCCCACCAACGACGAATGCGCAACTGCCGTAACCCTGACGCCCGGCGCGCCCGGCGCAGCGTGCTTGCCCACCGATGGCAAGATTCTGGGGCTACCCAAAGCCTGGCGCCGGCCACCTGCAACGGCACGCTCACGGTTACCGCGCCCGACGTATGGTACAGCTTCACCGCTACGGGCACCTCGCACGTAA
- a CDS encoding T9SS type A sorting domain-containing protein yields the protein MQALYSLGTIASSYGSPVPVQAVVRNTGSAALTNVPVTLAVSGATTFTDTKSIANLAVGSSATVTFTAYPVTATSGTNQLTVTVPADGLASNNSRTVTQVVSASTLSYNVGNSFVDGAGVRAANTTIAVRHETSKPATIRSVTTNFYGASSSGASYQLLLFAADAPGGMPGTVIYATPALPRPANGGADVVPIPEIPVEGTFFVGLSNTTANSLAISYQLETPLRSGTFLYRLAGAGSWTDINTTGSSTRLSVDVTLGAVLGRKDAIGAGTLSVYPNPAHRSFTLALPAIAGQRTAELTLLNTLGQQVLARTVPLVASGTETQVDVSSLAPGLYTLQIKTNREVATKKVLVE from the coding sequence GTGCAGGCGCTCTACTCACTAGGCACTATTGCTTCTTCCTATGGTTCGCCCGTGCCAGTGCAGGCCGTCGTGCGTAATACCGGCTCAGCAGCCCTTACCAACGTGCCAGTGACGCTGGCCGTGAGCGGGGCTACTACTTTCACCGACACCAAGTCCATTGCGAACCTGGCCGTGGGTTCTTCCGCCACCGTGACCTTCACGGCCTACCCGGTGACGGCTACGTCGGGCACCAACCAGCTCACCGTGACGGTGCCTGCCGATGGACTGGCAAGCAACAACTCCCGGACCGTGACGCAAGTCGTTTCGGCCTCTACGCTGAGCTACAACGTGGGCAACAGCTTTGTTGACGGAGCCGGCGTACGAGCTGCCAACACGACCATTGCCGTGCGCCACGAAACCAGTAAGCCAGCTACCATACGCAGTGTCACCACCAATTTCTACGGCGCCAGCAGCAGCGGTGCCAGCTACCAATTGCTGCTTTTCGCGGCCGACGCACCGGGCGGTATGCCCGGCACGGTCATCTACGCCACGCCAGCCCTGCCCCGCCCGGCTAACGGGGGCGCCGATGTCGTTCCTATTCCGGAAATACCCGTGGAAGGCACTTTCTTCGTGGGCCTGAGCAATACAACCGCCAACAGCCTCGCAATTAGCTACCAGCTGGAAACGCCCCTGCGCAGCGGCACTTTTCTGTACCGCCTGGCCGGCGCCGGCAGCTGGACTGATATCAACACCACGGGCTCCAGCACGCGCCTGTCGGTTGACGTCACGCTGGGAGCAGTTTTGGGCCGCAAGGATGCCATTGGGGCCGGTACGCTGAGCGTGTACCCCAACCCCGCGCACCGCAGCTTTACCCTGGCCCTGCCCGCCATTGCCGGGCAGCGCACGGCCGAGCTTACGCTGCTCAACACCCTGGGCCAGCAGGTGCTTGCCCGCACGGTGCCCCTTGTGGCCTCGGGCACCGAAACTCAGGTGGACGTAAGCAGCTTAGCCCCCGGCCTGTACACGCTGCAAATCAAAACCAACCGGGAGGTGGCAACCAAGAAAGTACTGGTGGAGTAG
- a CDS encoding SMI1/KNR4 family protein has protein sequence MGASCPKQRHWHLGRTSSSPYTLIITAHRATEFLYALSRATCPPRYPAPAAPPAYYATLNPPATAAELAAFEAEFKLTLPEELRLWLGWHNGQQGFESFVENNCLQSLGSAAETMRINRQLLEAGEFELANWWQPGWVPILENGGGDHVCVDLQGSFTGRAGQLLEHWHDWEPRNVLFPNLTSWLQAVVQTYEEAGENGTELTDEDLVATELKYPAGFPQEFAAGS, from the coding sequence ATTGGTGCTTCTTGTCCAAAGCAGCGCCATTGGCATCTGGGACGGACAAGTTCTTCGCCTTATACCCTAATCATAACGGCCCACAGGGCCACAGAATTTCTGTATGCCCTTTCCCGCGCTACTTGCCCGCCTCGATACCCTGCTCCAGCAGCGCCGCCCGCGTATTACGCCACCCTGAACCCACCCGCTACGGCGGCGGAACTAGCAGCTTTTGAGGCTGAATTTAAGCTGACGCTGCCCGAGGAGCTGCGGCTCTGGCTTGGCTGGCACAACGGGCAGCAAGGTTTCGAAAGCTTCGTGGAAAACAACTGCCTGCAGTCGTTGGGCAGCGCGGCCGAAACCATGCGCATCAACCGGCAATTGCTGGAAGCCGGGGAATTTGAGCTGGCCAACTGGTGGCAGCCCGGCTGGGTGCCGATTCTGGAAAACGGCGGGGGCGACCATGTCTGCGTGGATCTGCAGGGCTCCTTTACCGGCCGCGCGGGGCAGTTGCTCGAGCATTGGCACGACTGGGAGCCCCGCAATGTGTTGTTTCCCAACCTGACGAGTTGGCTGCAGGCCGTGGTGCAGACCTACGAGGAAGCGGGCGAAAACGGGACGGAGCTGACGGATGAGGACCTGGTGGCTACGGAATTGAAATATCCGGCCGGCTTTCCACAGGAATTTGCGGCCGGCAGCTAG
- a CDS encoding ATP-binding protein, with protein sequence MSATPAPDILRPHAEVQYAEELAALVAADDRPKPPNWKLSPWAVVTYLLGGTLDNGFEIEPKYIGQRRLMEIAVATLATDRALLLLGVPGTAKSWVSEHLTAAISGHSNLLIQGTAGTSEDAIRYSWNYARLIAEGPSVAALVPSPLLKGMQEGSLVRIEELTRIPADVQDTLITVLSEKVLPVPELATEVQATRGFNVIATANDRDKGVNELSSALRRRFNTVVLPLPTSVEEEVQIVQSRVEKTGRALQLPPTTAGLEQISRLVTIFRELRSGVTQNGKTKLKSPSGTLSTGEAISVLNSGLALAAYFGDGSLQAADLAAGLTGAVVKDPVQDRVVWLEYLETVVKERDGWKDLYRACREVVE encoded by the coding sequence ATGTCTGCTACCCCCGCTCCTGATATTCTGCGCCCCCATGCCGAGGTGCAATACGCCGAAGAACTGGCTGCCCTGGTGGCCGCCGACGACCGGCCCAAGCCACCCAACTGGAAACTCTCGCCCTGGGCCGTGGTGACCTACCTGCTGGGCGGCACCCTAGACAACGGCTTCGAGATTGAGCCCAAGTACATCGGGCAGCGGCGGCTAATGGAAATTGCCGTAGCGACCCTGGCCACCGACCGCGCCCTGCTCTTGCTGGGCGTGCCTGGCACGGCCAAAAGCTGGGTGAGTGAGCACCTGACGGCGGCCATCAGCGGCCATTCCAACCTGCTGATTCAGGGCACGGCCGGCACGTCGGAAGACGCCATTCGCTACTCCTGGAACTACGCCCGCCTTATTGCCGAAGGTCCTTCGGTGGCAGCCCTGGTACCTTCGCCCTTGCTCAAGGGCATGCAGGAGGGAAGTCTGGTGCGCATTGAGGAGCTGACCCGCATTCCGGCCGACGTGCAGGATACGCTCATCACGGTGCTGTCGGAGAAAGTGCTGCCGGTGCCCGAGCTGGCCACGGAGGTGCAGGCCACGCGGGGCTTCAACGTCATTGCCACCGCCAACGACCGGGACAAGGGCGTCAATGAGCTCAGCAGTGCCCTGCGCCGCCGCTTTAACACCGTCGTGTTGCCGCTGCCGACCTCGGTGGAGGAGGAAGTGCAAATAGTGCAGAGCCGGGTGGAGAAAACCGGCCGGGCCCTGCAGCTGCCGCCCACCACGGCCGGCCTGGAGCAGATCAGCCGCCTGGTGACCATCTTCCGGGAGCTGCGCTCGGGTGTAACCCAGAATGGCAAAACCAAGCTTAAAAGCCCCAGCGGCACGCTCAGCACCGGCGAGGCCATTTCAGTGCTCAACAGTGGCCTGGCCCTGGCCGCCTACTTCGGCGACGGCAGCCTACAAGCCGCCGACCTGGCCGCCGGCCTCACCGGCGCCGTGGTTAAGGACCCCGTGCAGGACCGCGTGGTGTGGCTCGAATACCTGGAGACCGTGGTCAAGGAGCGCGACGGGTGGAAGGATTTGTACCGCGCCTGCCGGGAAGTGGTGGAGTAG